From the genome of Triticum aestivum cultivar Chinese Spring chromosome 3B, IWGSC CS RefSeq v2.1, whole genome shotgun sequence, one region includes:
- the LOC123071013 gene encoding uncharacterized protein isoform X1, whose amino-acid sequence MTHRKAAGGSTDSTMGAWFSFPGNDGRAIPREWAVAAGLDATPFNMCRLKNVGRPGPRTPEEFDAYHIRNLARWALQHYNSSHLGAEFRCPDQPTTEAKAACVGFREDLWYHLNFLACLKDGGDEQSFFAELRYVRCSSTIIIETCTILEKPFCPFRSSCTLCPDESKILHPSDVELGCGKEGHQEEFFRERCGWNGHVKEFFSPREMLAIPSKLGGPVPRYRLE is encoded by the exons ATGACGCACAGGAAGGCAGCAGGTGGATCAACCGACTCCACCATGGGGGCCTGGTTCTCTTTCCCGGGTAACGACGGGCGTGCGATCCCAAGAGAGTGGGCAGTTGCAGCTGGATTGGATGCCACTCCCTTCAACATGTGTCGACTGAAGAACGTGGGTCGCCCCGGCCCGCGCACACCAGA AGAATTCGACGCCTACCACATTCGCAATCTCGCGCGCTGGGCCCTCCAACATTACAACTCCAGCCACCTG GGTGCTGAGTTCCGGTGCCCTGATCAGCCCACCACCGAGGCGAAGGCAGCCTGTGTTGGCTTCAGGGAAGATCTCTGGTACCACCTCAACTTCTTGGCCTGCCTAAAGGATGGCGGCGACGAGCAGAGCTTCTTCGCCGAGCTACGCTATGTCCGGTGTTCCAGCACAATAATCATCGAAACATGCACCATCTTAG AAAAACCGTTTTGCCCCTTTAGAAGCAGTTGCACATTGTGTCCAGATGAATCCAAGATTTTGCATCCAAGCGATGTGGAGCTTGGGTGTGGGAAGGAGGGCCACCAAGAGGAATTCTTCCGCGAGAGGTGTGGATGGAACGGACATGTAAAGGAATTTTTCAGTCCAAGGGAGATGCTAGCGATACCCTCCAAGTTAGGAGGACCAGTGCCTCGATATAGACTGGAGTAA
- the LOC123071013 gene encoding uncharacterized protein isoform X2 has protein sequence MGAWFSFPGNDGRAIPREWAVAAGLDATPFNMCRLKNVGRPGPRTPEEFDAYHIRNLARWALQHYNSSHLGAEFRCPDQPTTEAKAACVGFREDLWYHLNFLACLKDGGDEQSFFAELRYVRCSSTIIIETCTILEKPFCPFRSSCTLCPDESKILHPSDVELGCGKEGHQEEFFRERCGWNGHVKEFFSPREMLAIPSKLGGPVPRYRLE, from the exons ATGGGGGCCTGGTTCTCTTTCCCGGGTAACGACGGGCGTGCGATCCCAAGAGAGTGGGCAGTTGCAGCTGGATTGGATGCCACTCCCTTCAACATGTGTCGACTGAAGAACGTGGGTCGCCCCGGCCCGCGCACACCAGA AGAATTCGACGCCTACCACATTCGCAATCTCGCGCGCTGGGCCCTCCAACATTACAACTCCAGCCACCTG GGTGCTGAGTTCCGGTGCCCTGATCAGCCCACCACCGAGGCGAAGGCAGCCTGTGTTGGCTTCAGGGAAGATCTCTGGTACCACCTCAACTTCTTGGCCTGCCTAAAGGATGGCGGCGACGAGCAGAGCTTCTTCGCCGAGCTACGCTATGTCCGGTGTTCCAGCACAATAATCATCGAAACATGCACCATCTTAG AAAAACCGTTTTGCCCCTTTAGAAGCAGTTGCACATTGTGTCCAGATGAATCCAAGATTTTGCATCCAAGCGATGTGGAGCTTGGGTGTGGGAAGGAGGGCCACCAAGAGGAATTCTTCCGCGAGAGGTGTGGATGGAACGGACATGTAAAGGAATTTTTCAGTCCAAGGGAGATGCTAGCGATACCCTCCAAGTTAGGAGGACCAGTGCCTCGATATAGACTGGAGTAA